A portion of the Microbacterium hominis genome contains these proteins:
- a CDS encoding multidrug ABC transporter ATPase, translating to MSNRTPGEDVPIRPIDRILAFMSLGLLLLSIISFFAIMIGSSSGADMSSGVWPAVGVLVYIAPIIAFALLLTVLIMSFVRRSRANRGD from the coding sequence ATGAGCAATCGCACTCCGGGCGAAGATGTCCCGATCCGCCCGATCGACCGGATCCTGGCGTTCATGTCGCTGGGCCTGCTGCTGCTGTCGATCATCAGCTTCTTCGCGATCATGATCGGCTCCTCTTCGGGAGCGGACATGTCCAGCGGCGTCTGGCCCGCGGTGGGGGTTCTCGTCTACATCGCGCCGATCATCGCCTTCGCACTGCTGCTGACGGTTCTGATCATGAGCTTCGTGCGGAGGTCCCGGGCCAACCGGGGAGACTGA
- a CDS encoding helicase-associated domain-containing protein, producing the protein MSDGRGLASWLVTRDDATLAALLAARGVPASTGWDDFFDVAEGLLDASSIDRALVALDRDALHALAGASASASVTRRLAALALVDDAGAPYAPVGARVALLAAQHPDAFTASLPEVPASPPDDRGAAAAAEHVFAAAGSLADVLLACATTPLTRTGSGAISAVDRKRLIEAGAVHTGEELDDHLAVATACGLLHAGERVWTLTDAGEAWLASSTPHRWARIARGWRAALPEGMLTAEGGFRDPTSWPAAYPLDPEWPAVADRHRRTAGRWGILDPAGRTPAWAAGLRGGGEPDPEQLARLLPAEIDRVYLQADLTAIAPGPLAPALDLRLRRMAVRESRAQASTYRFTAGSVSGGIIAGETAESMRAFLRELSLTGIPQPLDYLIESTASRHGLVKVVEDAATGRTRVDSPDPGLLAALSVDQVLRPLGLVESGGALLSRVARDAVYWSLVDARYPVVALDGGGEPEELHRRAAGVSSARLTTPLETYRDLILRLREGHGADGDAAWLARELEQAVRARSEIVVVVRMPDGSERSLTVEAAGLGGGRLRGRDRTADIERTLPVSSIVSVRPA; encoded by the coding sequence GTGTCCGACGGGCGGGGTCTCGCGTCGTGGCTGGTCACGCGCGACGACGCCACGCTCGCGGCACTCCTGGCGGCACGCGGCGTTCCCGCCTCCACGGGCTGGGATGACTTCTTCGACGTCGCCGAAGGCCTCCTCGATGCGAGCTCGATCGACCGCGCCCTCGTCGCCCTCGACCGCGACGCCCTGCACGCACTGGCCGGCGCATCCGCGTCCGCGTCCGTGACCCGTCGACTGGCCGCCCTCGCGCTGGTCGACGATGCCGGTGCCCCGTATGCGCCGGTCGGCGCGCGCGTGGCCCTCCTGGCCGCGCAGCACCCCGATGCCTTCACCGCCTCTCTTCCGGAGGTGCCGGCGAGCCCGCCCGACGACCGGGGCGCCGCCGCCGCGGCCGAGCACGTGTTCGCCGCTGCCGGCTCCCTCGCCGATGTGCTCCTCGCGTGCGCGACGACCCCGCTCACCCGCACCGGCTCGGGCGCGATCAGCGCCGTCGATCGCAAACGGCTCATCGAGGCCGGCGCCGTGCACACCGGCGAGGAGCTCGACGACCATCTCGCCGTCGCGACCGCGTGCGGGCTCCTGCACGCCGGCGAACGCGTGTGGACCCTCACCGACGCCGGCGAGGCATGGCTGGCTTCGTCCACCCCGCACCGCTGGGCGAGGATCGCGCGCGGCTGGCGGGCCGCCCTCCCCGAAGGGATGCTCACCGCGGAAGGCGGATTCCGCGACCCCACCTCGTGGCCGGCTGCGTACCCGCTCGATCCCGAGTGGCCGGCGGTCGCCGACAGGCACCGGCGCACGGCCGGCCGGTGGGGCATCCTCGACCCGGCCGGACGCACGCCGGCGTGGGCGGCGGGGCTGCGCGGGGGCGGCGAGCCCGACCCCGAGCAGCTCGCCCGGCTCCTGCCGGCGGAGATCGACCGCGTGTACCTTCAGGCAGATCTCACGGCGATCGCCCCCGGGCCGCTCGCCCCCGCGCTCGATCTGCGCCTGCGCCGCATGGCGGTGCGCGAGTCCCGCGCTCAGGCCTCGACCTACCGCTTCACCGCCGGCTCGGTCAGCGGCGGCATCATCGCCGGTGAGACCGCCGAGTCGATGCGCGCGTTCCTGCGCGAGCTGTCGCTCACGGGCATCCCGCAGCCCCTGGACTATCTCATCGAGAGCACGGCCTCCCGGCACGGCCTCGTGAAGGTCGTAGAGGATGCCGCGACCGGCCGCACCCGCGTCGACAGCCCCGACCCGGGGCTGCTCGCTGCCCTGTCGGTCGATCAGGTCCTCCGCCCGCTGGGGCTGGTGGAATCGGGCGGCGCCCTGCTGTCGCGGGTCGCCCGCGACGCCGTGTACTGGTCGCTGGTGGACGCCCGCTATCCGGTGGTCGCGCTCGACGGAGGCGGCGAACCCGAGGAGCTGCACCGGCGGGCGGCAGGCGTGTCCTCCGCGCGCCTCACGACCCCGCTCGAGACCTATCGCGACCTCATCCTGCGGCTGCGCGAGGGCCACGGCGCCGACGGCGATGCCGCGTGGCTGGCCCGCGAACTCGAGCAGGCGGTGCGCGCCCGCAGCGAGATCGTGGTGGTCGTGCGCATGCCCGACGGCAGCGAGCGCTCGCTGACCGTGGAGGCGGCGGGTCTCGGCGGAGGGCGCCTGCGCGGACGCGATCGCACCGCCGACATCGAACGCACGCTGCCCGTTTCGAGCATCGTGAGCGTGCGCCCCGCGTGA
- a CDS encoding TetR/AcrR family transcriptional regulator, translating into MASTRTRALDAALALVGEEGIRALTHARVDERAGLPRGSTSNWFRTRDALVAGVVTWLSEQERADFENAPALVIDTPDDLVEALTQAVALYTGPLAARTRARYALFLEGAGDPELLAPLIAQRAVFVAWTTDLLARVGAPDPAAAVRTVMAAGDGLTLHRVTVDPDAEIRPVIARAVRACMD; encoded by the coding sequence GTGGCATCCACCCGCACCCGCGCCCTCGACGCCGCCCTCGCCCTCGTCGGCGAGGAAGGGATCCGCGCCCTCACCCACGCGCGCGTCGACGAGCGGGCAGGGCTCCCCCGCGGCTCGACGTCGAACTGGTTCCGCACCCGCGACGCCTTGGTGGCGGGGGTGGTGACGTGGCTGTCCGAGCAGGAGCGCGCCGACTTCGAGAACGCCCCTGCCCTCGTGATCGACACGCCCGACGACCTCGTCGAGGCGCTCACACAGGCCGTGGCCCTGTACACCGGGCCGCTGGCGGCACGCACCCGTGCTCGCTATGCGCTCTTCCTCGAGGGCGCGGGCGATCCCGAGCTGCTCGCGCCGCTGATCGCGCAGCGGGCGGTGTTCGTCGCGTGGACGACCGATCTGCTCGCCCGGGTCGGCGCCCCCGACCCCGCCGCCGCCGTGCGCACCGTGATGGCAGCCGGCGACGGCCTCACGCTCCACCGCGTCACGGTGGATCCCGACGCCGAGATCCGGCCCGTCATCGCCCGCGCCGTGCGCGCGTGCATGGACTGA
- a CDS encoding pyrimidine reductase family protein, whose translation MLPHEALVEAYALEDRTTPRIRMNFVSSIDGAATVAGRSADLGGETDRAVMQVLRAMCDVILVGAGTVRAEGYGGTRVEGEDAAWRRAAGLTGQPRLAVVSRALDLDAAHPFFTEAVVRPLVVTCATAPADRRAALGAVADVLVCGEASVDLAAARERLEGLGMPQILCEGGPHLFGALHAADLVDELCLTLSPRLAGGEAGRILRGGAERVTDMGLAGLLREGDWLFLRYAR comes from the coding sequence ATGCTGCCGCATGAGGCGCTCGTCGAGGCCTACGCGCTCGAGGACCGCACGACCCCTCGCATCCGCATGAACTTCGTGTCCTCGATCGACGGGGCCGCCACCGTCGCGGGCCGGAGCGCCGACCTCGGGGGTGAGACGGATCGCGCCGTGATGCAGGTGCTGCGCGCGATGTGCGACGTGATCCTCGTGGGTGCGGGCACCGTGCGGGCGGAGGGGTACGGGGGGACCCGCGTCGAAGGGGAGGATGCCGCGTGGCGGCGTGCCGCGGGGCTGACAGGTCAGCCCCGGCTCGCCGTGGTCTCGCGCGCGCTCGATCTGGATGCGGCGCATCCGTTCTTCACGGAGGCGGTGGTCCGACCGCTGGTGGTGACCTGCGCCACAGCTCCGGCCGACCGACGTGCGGCCCTGGGGGCCGTCGCCGACGTGCTCGTCTGCGGGGAGGCATCCGTCGATCTCGCCGCGGCACGCGAGCGACTGGAGGGCCTGGGGATGCCGCAGATCCTGTGCGAGGGCGGGCCGCACCTGTTCGGCGCGCTGCATGCCGCAGACCTCGTCGACGAGCTGTGCCTGACACTGTCGCCGCGACTGGCCGGGGGAGAGGCGGGGCGCATCCTGCGCGGCGGGGCGGAGCGGGTCACCGACATGGGGCTTGCCGGGCTGCTGCGCGAGGGGGACTGGCTGTTCCTGCGCTACGCGCGGTGA
- the folP gene encoding dihydropteroate synthase — protein MRAVPDTPRVRAGAHELELARHIAVMAIVNRTPDSFYDRGATFALDAAVTAGHAARAAGAEIIDVGGVKFAPGPPVPIDEEIARVVPVVAALAADVAVSVDTFQPEVARAAIAAGAAVINDTTGLRDPEMVRVIADSEAAVVIAHSRAQPRTQLPMPRYADVVAEVGGFLAERRDRALAGGIPAERIVLDPGHDLNKNTRHSLELTRRLDELAALGSPLLVALSNKDFIGETLDRDRGDRLPGSLAAAVFCALHGARIVRAHNVAETVDAMRMVEAILGWREPAYLRHNMRPEGND, from the coding sequence ATGAGGGCCGTGCCCGATACCCCGCGCGTACGTGCGGGGGCGCACGAACTCGAACTCGCGCGCCACATCGCCGTCATGGCCATCGTCAACCGCACGCCCGATTCGTTCTACGACCGCGGGGCGACCTTCGCGCTCGACGCTGCGGTGACGGCGGGACACGCCGCGCGCGCCGCCGGCGCGGAGATCATCGACGTGGGCGGAGTGAAATTCGCCCCGGGGCCACCCGTGCCGATCGACGAGGAGATCGCCCGTGTCGTGCCCGTCGTGGCCGCGCTCGCCGCCGACGTCGCCGTGAGCGTCGACACCTTCCAGCCCGAGGTGGCCCGCGCGGCGATCGCGGCGGGAGCGGCCGTCATCAACGACACGACGGGGCTGCGCGACCCGGAGATGGTGCGGGTGATCGCCGATTCGGAGGCAGCCGTGGTGATCGCCCACAGTCGCGCGCAGCCGCGCACGCAGCTGCCGATGCCGCGGTACGCCGATGTGGTCGCCGAGGTCGGCGGCTTCCTCGCCGAGCGCCGCGACCGGGCGCTGGCGGGCGGCATCCCCGCGGAGCGCATCGTGCTCGATCCCGGGCACGACCTCAACAAGAACACCCGCCACTCGCTCGAGCTGACCCGTCGCCTCGACGAGCTCGCCGCGCTGGGCTCGCCGCTGCTGGTGGCGCTGTCGAACAAGGACTTCATCGGCGAGACGCTCGACCGCGACCGGGGCGACCGGCTGCCGGGGTCGCTGGCGGCGGCGGTGTTCTGCGCGCTCCACGGTGCACGGATCGTGCGCGCGCACAACGTCGCCGAGACCGTTGACGCGATGCGGATGGTGGAGGCGATCCTGGGGTGGCGAGAGCCCGCGTATCTGCGCCACAACATGCGCCCGGAGGGGAACGACTGA
- a CDS encoding DUF3027 domain-containing protein — MTSTPESDAAPETEATDALSVSAQTAAPAGAETPVEAEAPVEAETPVEAEAPVEAAADAETETPAETDVSVGEIAEAPEVLAEPDAALLEAHDLALAALREITPDTTIGAPAGHRAEADGVVSLRFHNRLGGYPGWYWTVSLARVDGAEPTVLEVELLPGDGALLAPDWVPWAVRLADYQAAQAALAEAALDEEDVEIDDADDDAEESEADLDDVDDLDAADFDDDGSPILHAGDVDGVDIDELDDSADEADAVEVDDEEDADEEDADEDDEEDADEDE, encoded by the coding sequence ATGACTTCGACGCCTGAGTCCGATGCCGCGCCCGAGACCGAGGCGACCGACGCGCTGTCCGTGAGCGCGCAGACCGCCGCGCCCGCCGGGGCCGAAACGCCCGTGGAGGCCGAAGCGCCCGTGGAGGCTGAAACGCCCGTGGAGGCTGAAGCGCCCGTGGAGGCCGCCGCAGACGCCGAGACGGAGACGCCCGCGGAGACCGACGTGTCCGTCGGAGAGATCGCGGAAGCGCCGGAGGTGCTCGCGGAGCCCGATGCGGCGCTTCTCGAGGCGCACGACCTCGCCCTCGCCGCGCTGCGCGAGATCACGCCCGACACGACCATCGGTGCGCCTGCCGGCCACCGGGCAGAGGCCGACGGCGTCGTCTCGCTGCGATTCCACAACCGCCTCGGCGGGTATCCGGGCTGGTACTGGACGGTGAGCCTCGCCCGCGTCGACGGTGCCGAGCCCACTGTGCTCGAGGTGGAGCTGCTCCCGGGCGACGGCGCGCTGCTGGCGCCGGATTGGGTGCCGTGGGCCGTGCGCCTGGCCGACTACCAGGCCGCGCAGGCCGCACTGGCAGAAGCCGCCCTCGACGAGGAAGACGTCGAGATCGACGATGCCGACGACGACGCGGAGGAGTCCGAGGCCGACCTCGATGACGTCGACGACCTCGACGCGGCCGATTTCGACGACGACGGCTCGCCGATCCTGCACGCCGGCGATGTCGACGGCGTCGACATCGACGAGCTCGACGACTCCGCCGACGAGGCGGATGCGGTCGAAGTGGACGACGAAGAAGACGCCGACGAAGAAGACGCCGACGAGGACGACGAAGAAGACGCCGACGAGGACGAATAG
- a CDS encoding cold-shock protein: MPTGKVRFYDEEKGFGFITTDEGQDVFLHATNLPSGAPAPKAGTRLEFGVADGKRGLQALSVRVLDAPVSLSKRSRKPADDMAIIVEDLVKLLDGIGADLRRGRYPGGPQAKKIAAVLRKVADDFDA, encoded by the coding sequence ATGCCCACCGGCAAGGTCAGGTTCTACGACGAGGAGAAGGGGTTCGGCTTCATCACCACCGATGAGGGCCAGGACGTCTTCCTGCACGCCACCAACCTGCCCTCCGGCGCGCCCGCGCCGAAGGCGGGGACGCGGCTCGAGTTCGGCGTCGCCGACGGCAAGCGCGGCTTGCAGGCGCTCTCGGTGCGCGTGCTCGACGCGCCGGTGAGCCTGTCCAAGCGCTCGCGCAAGCCCGCCGACGACATGGCGATCATCGTCGAGGACCTCGTGAAGCTCCTCGATGGGATCGGCGCCGACCTGCGTCGCGGGCGCTACCCCGGCGGCCCGCAGGCCAAGAAGATCGCGGCCGTGCTGCGCAAGGTCGCAGATGACTTCGACGCCTGA
- a CDS encoding DNA repair helicase XPB, with translation MADGPLIVQSDRTVLLEVAHPDAESARHELAIFAELERAPEHIHTYRITRLGLWNARAAGHDAADMLATLDRWSRFPVPPSVSIDISETVGRYGRLVIERTPVAEDGTGGELVLRSTDAAVLAEVSKNKRIQPLLIGHPSPDTFVVDAWARGHIKQELLKIGWPAEDLAGYTPGTPHPIDLAEDGWTLRPYQRHAVDIFSDGGSGVVVLPCGAGKTLVGAGAMAATKTTTLILVTNTVSARQWRDELLKRTSLTAEEIGEYSGQSKEIKPVTIATYQILTAKRKGQYAHLALLDALDWGLIVYDEVHLLPAPVFKLTADLQARRRLGLTATLVREDGREGDVFSLIGPKRFDAPWKEIEAQGFISPAVCYEVRVDLPAGDRLEYAAAADDERYRLAATAPAKIGVVRRLVERHEGERILIIGQYLDQIDVLSEALGAPKITGQTPVDERSELYQAFREGEISVLVVSKVANFSIDLPEASVAIQVSGSFGSRQEEAQRLGRLLRPKQSAHTASFYTLIARDTVDQDFAQNRQRFLAEQGYAYTILDAHSIDVAA, from the coding sequence ATGGCTGACGGACCCCTCATCGTGCAAAGCGACCGCACCGTGCTGCTCGAGGTGGCGCATCCCGACGCCGAGAGCGCCCGCCACGAGCTCGCGATCTTCGCCGAGCTGGAGCGGGCGCCCGAGCACATCCACACGTACCGCATCACCCGGCTCGGCCTGTGGAACGCCCGCGCCGCCGGGCACGACGCCGCCGACATGCTCGCGACGCTCGACCGCTGGTCGCGCTTTCCGGTGCCCCCGTCCGTCTCGATCGACATCTCCGAGACGGTGGGCCGCTACGGCCGGCTCGTGATCGAGCGCACCCCCGTCGCCGAGGACGGCACCGGCGGCGAGCTGGTGCTGCGCTCGACCGACGCCGCCGTGCTCGCCGAAGTGTCGAAGAACAAGCGCATCCAGCCCCTGCTGATCGGCCATCCCTCCCCCGACACCTTTGTGGTGGATGCCTGGGCCCGCGGTCACATCAAGCAGGAGCTCCTCAAGATCGGCTGGCCCGCCGAAGACCTTGCCGGCTACACGCCCGGCACGCCCCACCCGATCGACCTCGCCGAGGACGGATGGACGCTGCGCCCGTACCAGCGCCACGCCGTCGACATCTTCTCCGACGGCGGCTCGGGCGTGGTGGTGCTCCCCTGCGGCGCCGGCAAGACGCTCGTGGGCGCCGGGGCGATGGCGGCGACGAAGACGACGACGCTGATCCTGGTCACCAACACCGTCAGCGCCCGGCAGTGGCGCGACGAGCTCCTCAAGCGCACCTCGCTGACCGCCGAGGAGATCGGCGAGTACTCCGGGCAGTCGAAGGAGATCAAGCCGGTCACGATCGCGACCTACCAGATCCTCACGGCCAAGCGGAAGGGGCAGTACGCGCACCTGGCCCTGCTCGACGCGCTCGACTGGGGTCTGATCGTCTACGACGAGGTGCACCTGCTGCCGGCTCCGGTGTTCAAGCTCACCGCCGACCTCCAGGCCCGACGCCGCCTGGGCCTGACCGCCACCCTCGTGCGCGAGGACGGCCGCGAGGGCGATGTGTTCAGCCTCATCGGCCCCAAGCGGTTCGACGCCCCCTGGAAGGAGATCGAGGCCCAGGGCTTCATCTCCCCTGCCGTCTGCTACGAGGTGCGCGTCGACCTGCCGGCGGGCGACCGGCTCGAGTACGCCGCGGCGGCCGACGACGAGCGCTACCGCCTCGCCGCCACCGCGCCGGCGAAGATCGGCGTCGTGCGCCGGCTCGTCGAGCGCCACGAGGGCGAGCGCATCCTCATCATCGGCCAGTACCTCGACCAGATCGACGTGCTCTCCGAGGCCCTCGGCGCGCCGAAGATCACCGGTCAGACGCCCGTCGACGAGCGGTCGGAGCTGTACCAGGCGTTCCGCGAGGGCGAGATCTCGGTGCTCGTCGTCTCGAAGGTCGCGAACTTCTCGATCGACCTGCCCGAGGCATCCGTCGCCATCCAGGTCTCCGGCTCGTTCGGCTCGCGGCAGGAGGAGGCCCAGCGCCTCGGCCGCCTGCTCCGGCCCAAGCAGTCGGCCCACACGGCGAGCTTCTACACGCTCATCGCCCGCGACACCGTCGATCAGGACTTCGCGCAGAACCGCCAGCGCTTCCTCGCCGAGCAGGGCTACGCGTACACGATCTTGGACGCCCACTCCATCGACGTCGCAGCCTGA
- a CDS encoding alpha/beta fold hydrolase: protein MDEKTVPASDAAPPLPEVAGFTHRFVDTRGLRTHVAEVGEGEPVVMLHGFPQHWWQWRIIGPALAARYRVICPDLRGSGWTRAATTRIERLSMRDDLLGLMDVMGLDRVRIVAHDMGGLPAAQMAYAAPDRVRAMIVLSVPPPFMRLTPAMLPAMRHVPKLRFHRAGRSLAYLFRPPYIAVPMSAATVETYLAPHRDPAIDAAVREVYRGLIGGEAPRLVTGAYRKERLRVPSLYAFSVEDHPLTAPFVRRHCADVSRYADHLEIASVEGAAHFMTDDNPRAVEELALDFFARVG, encoded by the coding sequence ATGGACGAGAAGACGGTTCCCGCCTCGGATGCGGCACCGCCGCTTCCGGAGGTCGCGGGGTTCACGCACCGGTTCGTCGATACCCGCGGCCTGCGCACGCACGTGGCCGAGGTCGGCGAAGGCGAGCCGGTCGTCATGCTGCACGGGTTTCCGCAGCACTGGTGGCAATGGCGCATCATCGGCCCGGCTCTGGCCGCCCGGTACCGGGTGATCTGCCCCGACCTGCGCGGGTCCGGCTGGACGCGCGCGGCGACCACGCGGATCGAGCGGCTGTCGATGAGGGATGACCTGCTCGGGCTCATGGATGTGATGGGGCTCGACCGCGTGCGCATCGTCGCGCACGACATGGGAGGCCTTCCTGCCGCGCAGATGGCGTACGCGGCGCCGGATCGGGTGCGCGCGATGATCGTCCTGTCGGTGCCTCCGCCGTTCATGAGGCTCACACCGGCGATGCTTCCCGCGATGCGGCACGTTCCGAAGCTCCGCTTCCACCGCGCCGGTCGATCGCTCGCGTATCTGTTCCGTCCGCCGTACATCGCCGTGCCGATGTCGGCGGCCACGGTCGAGACCTACCTCGCGCCGCACCGGGACCCGGCGATCGACGCGGCGGTGCGCGAGGTGTACCGGGGGCTCATCGGGGGCGAGGCGCCGCGCCTGGTGACCGGTGCGTATCGCAAGGAGCGACTGCGTGTGCCGAGCCTCTACGCGTTCAGCGTCGAGGACCACCCGCTCACGGCGCCGTTCGTCCGTCGGCACTGCGCAGACGTCTCCCGCTACGCCGACCACCTGGAGATCGCGTCGGTCGAGGGCGCGGCCCATTTCATGACCGACGACAATCCGCGTGCGGTCGAGGAGCTCGCGCTCGACTTCTTCGCGCGCGTCGGCTGA